One genomic window of Gallaecimonas sp. GXIMD4217 includes the following:
- a CDS encoding DUF481 domain-containing protein → MKLTYCLPVLALVAVPVMAEEEAKSWEGEAELGALITSGNTNETNIKGRIDVTHDMENWRNNYLVEYFNSEKEEQTTAEKYRAAAQGDYKFNDKDFWFVRGSYEKDRFSGFDFQAVAATGYGSRVWKQDKNFLELAGGLGYRFNKLEMVNEAGEDSEEEYIARLSGRFEYHLSKTALFKQEIQSEIGLEDNNVITESITSVQASVMGNLAMKVAYKVKHTSKVPADTDKTDTETSLTLLYTF, encoded by the coding sequence ATGAAATTGACGTACTGCCTGCCCGTGCTGGCGTTGGTGGCCGTGCCCGTGATGGCCGAAGAAGAAGCCAAGAGCTGGGAAGGGGAAGCCGAGCTGGGCGCCCTGATCACCTCGGGCAACACCAATGAAACCAATATCAAGGGCCGCATCGACGTCACCCATGATATGGAGAACTGGCGTAACAACTACCTGGTGGAGTACTTCAATTCCGAGAAGGAAGAGCAGACCACGGCCGAGAAATACCGCGCTGCCGCCCAGGGTGACTACAAGTTCAATGACAAGGACTTCTGGTTCGTGCGCGGTTCCTACGAGAAGGATCGCTTCTCCGGTTTCGACTTCCAGGCCGTGGCCGCGACCGGTTACGGTAGCCGGGTATGGAAGCAGGACAAGAACTTCCTGGAACTGGCTGGCGGCCTGGGTTACCGCTTCAACAAGCTGGAAATGGTCAATGAAGCGGGTGAAGACAGCGAAGAAGAGTACATCGCCCGCCTGTCAGGCCGTTTTGAATACCACCTGTCCAAAACCGCCCTGTTCAAGCAGGAGATCCAATCCGAGATCGGCCTTGAGGACAACAACGTCATCACCGAGTCCATCACCTCGGTGCAGGCCAGCGTGATGGGCAACCTGGCCATGAAGGTGGCCTACAAGGTCAAGCACACCTCCAAGGTGCCGGCCGATACCGACAAGACCGACACCGAGACGTCCCTCACACTTCTCTACACTTTCTAG
- a CDS encoding retention module-containing protein has product MQELTVNAGGKLVILDGDVWVRTQEGTKELLLSGTRVEAGDVLLLADGASIELEYEDGGSLHYASSPDLGMVATGVVETITAPGSESSLTSESEQAELQAAILQGVDPTQLFEAAAAGPAPAAGAPAGNEGGGFVEVGRTGDETIAAAGYDTDPTQGGAGQAPRVEDQFIENDNPVTISGLTPAAQGGELSANEAHLPEGSSPDAGALVGSGSFNIQTPDGLDDLVIGGVTVIADGVFLGGTIATPSGTVTIVAFDPASGEVSYQYQLSDNALHDAGSDSVFETLTVLLSDSNGSTASDQLVVQILDDMPSIGLAGEGDVLEQQSISGTWELVAGADGAEVTVLWNGSEFGLGEVIDTGVGLLTVLADGSWTFTATNDLDNSNQVAVAFELLTTDGDGDIARDGHLIRIHDGTDPSGGNQLQLVVDEAEIEDAAQGDLFFTAGSDTLSDFHFMAPENIAIDVSGDLITDLTWVLSEDGQTMTGLINGEAAIILTITWSDIAPGETGHVSVAAQLLDAFPHPEGGGNNEIAVSGIVIGTDVDGDAVSGTVSVTVIDDTPDVTLDGATEVVEGEGVTGSWALDQGADGSTLTVLFGGNSYALGEAIDTGVGTLTVLADGSWYFEAALGLDNSNQIAMEFSVLATDADGDLASDSHLIRIHDGSDPTGGSQLALTVQEAEIEDAAQGDLFFTAGSDALGDFHFMTPESITVDVNGDFIADLTWQLSADGQSMIGLINGEAAIVLAIDWSEIAPGETGNVTVTAQLLDAFPHPDADGNNEITVSGIVIGSDVDGDPVSGTVSVTVVDDVAMAQDDANSVTEDDANNLIDGQVLDNDQAGADQDAVFVDWSDAAAAIQALAPYGTLVLNGDGSYSFELDNNAAAVQALGAGDSLSFDIGYAMADADGDQSTATLTITIHGADDGVTLGGLDGPEQTVLEANLADGSAPDNGALTQSGSFTFTAADGLASINIGGTTLTLAELQDLGNNPVSITTAYGTLVLTGFVGDASGGEIAYGYTLDDNVDNDSQAGASDGSYVDSLAVVVTDDDGSSANASLDITIVDDEPMAQDDANSVTEDDANNLIDGQVLDNDQAGADQDAVFVDWSDAAAAIQALAPYGTLVLNGDGSYSFELDNNAAAVQAMGAGESLSFDIGYAMADADGDQSTATLIITIHGADDGVTLGGLDGSEQTVLEANLADGSAPDNGALTQSGSFTFTAADGLASINIGGTTLTLAELQDLGNNPVSITTAYGTLVLTGFVGDASGGEIAYSYTLDDNVDNDSQAGASDGSYVDSLAVVVTDDDGSSANASLDITIIDDVPTAQDDANSVTEDDANNLIDGQVLDNDQAGADQDAVFVDWNDAAAAIQALAPYGTLVLNGDGSYSFELDNNAAAVQALGAGDSLSFDIGYAMADADGDQSTATLTITIHGADDGVTLGGLDGSEQTVLEANLTDGSAPDNGALTQSGSFTFTAADGLASINIGGTTLTLAELQDLGNNPVSITTAYGTLVLTGFVGDANGGEIAYSYTLDDNVDNDSQAGASDGSYVDSLAVVVTDDDGSSANASLDIEIVDDLPGVTLSGPTMAIEGGATVAGTWSLNEGADGAGTLVWYDGSSYGLGEAIDTGSGILTVLANGTWTFEPGNGAADSIGFTLEATDGDGDIDSASHTINIADGADPLGGDSLSLVVDDADTEGSNTDSDAGTLSFTAGSDDITGFAFGSTAGISVSGLDGSLTWSTDGSGNLIGSLSGSPILVLSLVGSAIAAGASGEVTVTAQLLDNLPHDLSVDSLSISGIEVQALEADGDNASGTVAVTVTDDLPELQVGDTQVDNLVGLYTRNWTVDSGADDFSTDPVNTVDSPAGINVTLLDDLGEGTLTSREDIYDGNGNYQGEMLTVEFQTEQGTETFFTLFMKVDGTYEFNLVTPNPSIPESSDFTDANGGNQAELWAEDILLSKNSSDPVALETDIRFTTTAGSTVNSSVPGIGVDNNFLSSGQTLFVDFFDGNADGNNDGLPDSGDQDDATHPDVAKEIDQASFTFQLKGNNSPDAVIRFTFLDENGDPLLDGNNQPIYVEHLVSDGETVSLDTPDGFSGFYGVQIDNVGVTDVRLLGATTSNEILPDDQSLNFHVDVVDGDGDSAGSDFTITIDEPDNDLAALYEQMSRMSAEDDAGLTVVSLAEPLDLSDLLQGESAGNLDQYLDFAVVGDDTLMAVDAQGDGSGADQGFVYQDVDLQAIYGDGDSDIISGLLEDGLLIVDGVSTSTAGIGPEVAPLSMDVEHLV; this is encoded by the coding sequence ATGCAAGAGCTAACGGTCAATGCCGGTGGAAAACTGGTGATCCTGGACGGCGATGTCTGGGTAAGGACGCAGGAAGGTACCAAGGAATTGCTCTTATCAGGCACCAGGGTCGAAGCGGGCGATGTCCTGCTGTTGGCCGACGGCGCCAGTATTGAGCTTGAGTATGAGGATGGCGGCAGCCTCCACTATGCCAGCAGCCCGGATCTGGGCATGGTGGCGACCGGTGTTGTCGAAACGATAACGGCTCCTGGCTCAGAGTCCTCCCTGACAAGCGAGTCGGAGCAGGCCGAGCTGCAGGCGGCCATTTTGCAGGGCGTTGATCCCACCCAGCTTTTTGAAGCGGCAGCGGCCGGTCCGGCACCGGCGGCGGGAGCGCCGGCCGGCAATGAAGGCGGTGGCTTCGTTGAAGTTGGCCGCACCGGCGACGAAACCATAGCCGCGGCCGGCTACGATACGGATCCCACCCAAGGCGGCGCAGGACAGGCACCACGGGTTGAAGACCAGTTCATCGAGAACGACAACCCCGTAACCATTTCCGGGCTCACCCCCGCCGCTCAAGGCGGGGAACTCAGTGCCAATGAAGCGCACCTTCCCGAGGGCAGCTCTCCCGATGCCGGTGCCCTGGTGGGCAGTGGCTCCTTCAACATCCAGACTCCCGATGGCCTGGACGATCTGGTCATAGGTGGTGTCACCGTCATCGCCGATGGCGTGTTCCTGGGAGGGACTATCGCCACGCCCAGCGGCACCGTCACCATAGTGGCTTTCGACCCGGCCAGCGGTGAGGTCAGTTACCAGTACCAGCTGTCCGACAATGCCTTGCACGATGCCGGCAGTGACAGTGTTTTTGAAACGCTGACGGTGCTGCTTTCGGACAGCAATGGTTCCACGGCTTCGGACCAGCTGGTCGTCCAGATCCTCGACGATATGCCCAGCATAGGTCTGGCCGGTGAAGGCGACGTGCTGGAGCAACAAAGCATTTCCGGCACCTGGGAGCTGGTGGCCGGCGCAGACGGTGCCGAGGTCACCGTGCTCTGGAACGGCAGCGAGTTTGGCCTGGGCGAGGTTATCGACACCGGCGTAGGCCTCTTGACCGTACTGGCAGATGGCTCCTGGACCTTTACCGCCACCAATGACCTGGACAACAGCAATCAGGTAGCCGTGGCGTTTGAACTGCTGACCACGGACGGCGATGGTGACATCGCCCGTGATGGCCACCTCATTCGCATTCATGACGGCACGGATCCCTCAGGTGGAAACCAGTTGCAGCTGGTCGTGGACGAGGCTGAGATCGAGGATGCCGCCCAGGGGGATCTTTTCTTTACCGCCGGCTCGGACACCCTGAGCGACTTCCATTTCATGGCCCCGGAAAACATCGCCATAGATGTCAGTGGCGATCTGATCACCGACCTCACCTGGGTGCTGAGCGAAGACGGCCAGACCATGACCGGCCTCATCAATGGCGAAGCGGCCATCATCCTGACCATCACCTGGTCTGACATAGCGCCGGGTGAAACCGGGCACGTGAGCGTGGCTGCGCAGTTGCTGGATGCCTTCCCCCATCCCGAAGGTGGCGGCAATAACGAGATTGCCGTCTCCGGCATTGTCATCGGCACAGACGTGGATGGCGATGCGGTTTCGGGCACCGTTTCGGTGACCGTCATTGACGATACACCGGACGTGACCCTGGATGGGGCAACCGAGGTCGTCGAAGGGGAGGGAGTAACCGGCAGCTGGGCACTGGATCAGGGCGCCGATGGCAGCACCCTGACCGTGCTGTTTGGCGGCAATAGTTATGCCCTGGGTGAGGCCATAGATACGGGCGTCGGTACCCTGACGGTACTGGCTGACGGCAGCTGGTATTTTGAGGCGGCTCTGGGGCTGGATAACAGCAACCAGATCGCCATGGAATTTTCGGTGCTGGCTACCGACGCTGACGGTGACTTGGCCAGTGACAGTCACCTTATTCGTATCCATGACGGTAGCGATCCCACGGGGGGCAGCCAGCTGGCATTGACCGTTCAGGAAGCCGAGATCGAAGATGCCGCCCAGGGCGACCTCTTCTTTACCGCAGGCTCCGATGCCCTGGGCGACTTCCACTTCATGACACCGGAAAGCATCACCGTTGATGTCAACGGCGATTTCATCGCCGATCTCACCTGGCAGTTGAGTGCCGACGGCCAGTCCATGATTGGCCTCATCAATGGTGAAGCGGCCATTGTGCTGGCCATCGACTGGTCCGAGATTGCCCCTGGCGAGACCGGCAACGTCACGGTGACCGCGCAGCTGCTGGACGCCTTCCCTCATCCGGATGCTGATGGCAACAATGAGATCACCGTCTCCGGCATCGTCATTGGCAGTGACGTGGATGGCGATCCCGTATCTGGAACAGTGTCGGTCACCGTCGTTGACGATGTCGCCATGGCCCAGGATGATGCCAACAGCGTCACCGAAGACGATGCCAACAACCTCATCGATGGCCAGGTGCTGGACAACGACCAGGCCGGTGCCGACCAGGACGCGGTGTTCGTGGACTGGAGCGACGCGGCGGCGGCCATCCAGGCGCTGGCCCCCTACGGCACCCTGGTGCTGAATGGCGACGGCAGCTACAGCTTCGAGCTGGATAACAATGCGGCGGCGGTGCAGGCCCTGGGCGCCGGCGATAGCCTGAGCTTCGACATCGGTTACGCCATGGCCGATGCCGATGGCGATCAGAGCACGGCCACCCTGACCATCACCATCCATGGCGCCGACGACGGCGTGACCCTGGGCGGCCTGGACGGCCCCGAGCAGACGGTGCTTGAAGCCAACCTGGCGGACGGCTCGGCACCTGACAACGGCGCCCTGACCCAGAGCGGCAGCTTTACCTTCACGGCGGCGGACGGCCTGGCCAGCATCAACATCGGCGGCACCACACTGACCCTGGCCGAGCTGCAGGACCTGGGCAACAACCCGGTGAGTATCACCACCGCCTACGGCACCCTGGTGCTGACCGGCTTCGTGGGAGACGCCAGCGGCGGCGAAATCGCCTACGGCTACACCCTGGACGACAACGTCGACAACGACAGCCAGGCCGGTGCCAGCGACGGCAGCTATGTGGACAGCCTGGCGGTGGTGGTCACCGATGACGACGGCTCCAGCGCCAACGCCAGCCTGGACATCACCATCGTCGACGACGAGCCCATGGCCCAGGATGATGCCAACAGCGTCACCGAAGACGATGCCAACAACCTCATCGATGGCCAGGTGCTGGACAACGACCAGGCCGGTGCCGACCAGGACGCGGTGTTCGTGGACTGGAGCGACGCGGCGGCGGCCATCCAGGCGCTGGCCCCCTACGGCACCCTGGTGCTGAATGGCGATGGCAGCTACAGCTTCGAGCTGGATAACAATGCGGCGGCGGTGCAGGCGATGGGTGCCGGCGAGAGCCTGAGCTTCGACATCGGCTACGCCATGGCCGATGCCGATGGCGATCAGAGCACGGCCACCCTGATCATCACCATCCATGGCGCCGACGACGGCGTGACCCTGGGCGGCCTGGACGGCTCCGAGCAGACGGTGCTTGAAGCCAACCTGGCGGACGGCTCGGCACCTGATAACGGCGCCCTGACCCAGAGCGGCAGCTTTACCTTCACGGCGGCGGACGGCCTGGCCAGCATCAACATCGGCGGCACCACACTGACCCTGGCCGAGCTGCAGGACCTGGGCAACAACCCGGTGAGCATCACCACCGCCTACGGCACCCTGGTGCTGACCGGCTTCGTGGGAGACGCCAGCGGCGGCGAAATCGCCTACAGCTACACCTTGGACGACAACGTCGACAACGACAGCCAGGCCGGTGCCAGCGACGGCAGCTATGTGGACAGCCTGGCGGTGGTGGTCACCGACGACGACGGCTCCAGCGCCAACGCCAGCCTGGACATCACCATCATCGACGATGTGCCCACGGCCCAGGACGACGCCAACAGCGTCACCGAAGACGATGCCAACAACCTCATCGACGGCCAGGTGCTGGACAACGACCAGGCCGGTGCCGACCAGGACGCGGTGTTCGTGGACTGGAACGATGCGGCGGCGGCCATCCAGGCGCTGGCCCCGTACGGCACCCTGGTGCTGAATGGCGACGGCAGCTACAGCTTCGAGCTGGATAACAATGCGGCGGCGGTGCAGGCCCTAGGCGCCGGCGATAGCCTGAGCTTCGACATCGGTTACGCCATGGCCGATGCCGATGGTGATCAGAGCACGGCCACCCTGACCATCACCATCCATGGTGCCGACGACGGCGTGACCCTGGGCGGCCTGGACGGCTCCGAGCAGACGGTGCTTGAAGCCAACCTGACGGACGGCTCGGCACCTGACAACGGCGCCCTGACCCAGAGCGGCAGCTTTACCTTCACGGCGGCAGACGGCCTGGCCAGCATCAACATCGGCGGCACCACACTGACCCTGGCCGAGCTGCAGGACCTGGGCAACAACCCGGTGAGCATCACCACCGCCTACGGCACCCTGGTGCTGACCGGCTTCGTGGGAGACGCCAACGGCGGCGAAATCGCCTACAGCTACACCCTGGACGACAACGTCGACAACGACAGCCAGGCCGGCGCCAGCGACGGCAGCTATGTGGACAGCCTGGCGGTGGTGGTCACCGACGACGACGGCTCCAGTGCCAACGCCAGCCTGGACATCGAGATCGTCGACGATCTGCCGGGTGTGACCCTGTCCGGCCCCACCATGGCCATCGAAGGTGGCGCTACCGTGGCGGGTACCTGGAGCCTGAACGAGGGGGCCGATGGTGCCGGCACCCTGGTCTGGTACGACGGCAGCAGCTATGGCCTGGGTGAGGCCATCGACACCGGCAGTGGCATATTGACGGTGCTGGCCAACGGCACCTGGACCTTCGAGCCCGGCAACGGCGCCGCCGACAGCATCGGCTTCACGTTGGAGGCCACCGACGGCGATGGCGATATCGACAGTGCCAGCCACACCATCAATATTGCTGACGGCGCCGATCCACTTGGCGGTGACAGCCTGAGCCTGGTCGTGGACGATGCCGATACCGAAGGAAGCAACACCGACAGCGACGCCGGTACCCTGAGCTTCACCGCCGGCAGCGACGACATCACCGGCTTTGCCTTCGGCAGCACGGCCGGCATCAGCGTCAGTGGCCTGGACGGCAGCCTGACCTGGAGCACGGACGGCAGTGGTAACCTGATCGGCAGCCTGAGCGGCAGCCCCATACTGGTGCTGAGCCTGGTCGGCAGTGCCATTGCCGCCGGTGCCAGCGGCGAGGTAACGGTGACCGCCCAGCTGCTGGACAACCTGCCCCATGATCTCAGCGTGGATAGCCTGAGCATCAGCGGTATCGAGGTGCAGGCCTTGGAGGCGGACGGCGACAATGCCAGCGGCACCGTCGCGGTCACCGTGACCGACGATCTGCCGGAGCTGCAGGTTGGGGATACCCAGGTCGATAACCTGGTCGGCCTTTATACCCGGAACTGGACAGTCGACAGCGGCGCCGATGATTTCAGTACCGATCCGGTCAATACGGTGGATTCACCGGCCGGCATCAATGTCACCCTGCTCGATGATCTGGGGGAAGGCACCCTGACCAGCAGGGAGGATATCTACGACGGTAATGGCAACTACCAGGGAGAAATGCTGACGGTCGAGTTCCAGACGGAGCAGGGCACCGAGACCTTCTTTACCCTGTTTATGAAGGTCGATGGCACCTATGAATTCAACCTGGTCACGCCTAATCCCAGTATTCCCGAGTCGTCAGACTTTACCGACGCCAATGGCGGCAACCAGGCGGAGCTGTGGGCAGAGGATATCCTGCTCTCCAAAAACTCGTCGGATCCGGTGGCGCTGGAAACGGACATTCGCTTTACCACCACAGCCGGCAGCACGGTCAACTCCAGCGTGCCCGGCATAGGGGTGGACAACAATTTCCTCAGCAGTGGTCAAACGCTCTTTGTCGACTTCTTCGACGGCAATGCCGATGGCAACAATGATGGTTTACCGGATTCCGGTGACCAGGACGATGCAACCCATCCGGATGTTGCCAAGGAAATTGATCAGGCCTCCTTTACCTTCCAGCTTAAGGGTAACAACAGCCCCGATGCGGTCATCCGATTCACCTTCCTGGATGAAAATGGTGATCCCTTGCTGGATGGGAATAACCAACCCATCTATGTGGAGCATCTGGTCAGCGATGGTGAGACGGTATCCCTGGATACCCCGGATGGTTTCAGCGGTTTTTATGGTGTCCAGATAGACAATGTCGGCGTCACCGATGTTCGCCTGCTGGGGGCAACCACCTCCAATGAGATCCTGCCGGATGATCAGAGCTTGAACTTCCATGTGGATGTGGTTGATGGCGATGGTGACAGTGCCGGCTCCGATTTCACCATCACCATAGACGAGCCCGACAACGATCTGGCCGCCCTCTACGAGCAGATGTCGCGGATGTCCGCCGAGGACGATGCCGGCCTGACGGTCGTTTCCCTGGCGGAACCCCTGGATCTGTCGGATCTGCTGCAAGGCGAGAGCGCCGGTAATCTCGACCAGTACCTGGACTTTGCCGTGGTGGGCGACGACACCCTGATGGCGGTGGATGCCCAGGGAGACGGCTCAGGTGCCGACCAGGGTTTTGTCTACCAAGATGTTGATTTGCAGGCCATCTACGGAGATGGCGATAGCGACATCATCAGTGGCTTACTGGAGGACGGCCTGCTGATCGTCGATGGTGTCAGCACAAGTACGGCCGGCATCGGGCCGGAGGTGGCGCCGCTGTCGATGGATGTAGAGCATCTGGTCTAG
- a CDS encoding transglutaminase-like cysteine peptidase — MKTVWFWALGLPCLLLAGQGSFDFNAVKPQLIATYGQAAGQRLEAWQALLSEGKARSDLDKLTAVNDFFNQLVFTDDSLLWGKRDYWATPLEFIGVNGGDCEDFSIAKYFSLLELGIPQDKMRLTYVKALRLNQYHMVLAYYPRDDAYPLILDNLDTDIKSADRRSDLDPIYSFNGKRLWLSKEKGRGALVGESDRLKLWSELNRRYRIQNFNRPLISLETSP, encoded by the coding sequence GTGAAGACGGTCTGGTTCTGGGCATTGGGTCTACCCTGCCTGCTGTTGGCGGGCCAGGGGAGCTTCGATTTCAACGCCGTCAAACCGCAGCTCATCGCCACCTATGGCCAGGCCGCCGGCCAGCGCCTGGAGGCCTGGCAGGCCCTGCTGAGCGAGGGGAAGGCCCGGTCCGATCTGGACAAGCTGACCGCGGTCAACGACTTCTTCAACCAGCTGGTGTTTACCGACGACAGCCTGCTGTGGGGCAAGCGGGACTATTGGGCGACGCCGTTGGAGTTCATCGGCGTCAATGGCGGTGACTGCGAGGATTTCAGCATTGCCAAATACTTCAGCCTGCTGGAGCTGGGTATTCCCCAGGACAAGATGCGGCTGACCTACGTCAAGGCCCTGCGCCTGAACCAATACCACATGGTGTTGGCCTACTACCCCAGGGACGATGCCTACCCCCTGATCCTCGACAACCTGGATACCGACATCAAGAGCGCCGATCGCCGCAGCGATCTGGATCCCATCTATTCCTTCAACGGCAAGCGGCTTTGGCTCAGCAAGGAAAAGGGCCGCGGGGCCCTGGTGGGGGAAAGCGACCGCCTGAAACTGTGGAGCGAGCTCAACAGGCGTTACCGGATCCAGAACTTCAACAGGCCGCTCATCTCTTTGGAGACATCGCCATGA
- a CDS encoding EAL domain-containing protein yields MTLYRQILLLLNASFLAILVAVYSIELTTSREALAREMENDVQNAATALGLSLSPYLKQDDKAGVDTVLQSVFDGGYYRRMTLVWHKDGQRLVKENALQVFDVPDWFLALPLFPTVKQEQVLTSGWLQLATLTIEAHPGVAYQELWRTGLHLLWTLGLLYLVVLLLVWRGLRYLMKPLKQVARQARRISQRRFDEALTLPRTAELKQVVVAINDMSARLKSMFESQDQQIRALRLSTQVDAVSGLANGTQLRLHLKAWLAEGGVGGLCIADLRWLSSLYRQEGFADRDAVVREIAERLQGQCLAGGRNLVARLGETEFAVLRASLTGSELAAWFEQLRQVLASVTLSHHQDADSWALALVCGGGQVSVSELLAEADNALHVAWQQEPHVHVFDEARDGHLCQSTWKEALSQAISSRDFQLQFHPACSLQDHQELHREWLASLALNGQQFAAGVFLPFIEQFGLGREFDLVILRSLADQGLMSVEREHVLNLSLDSLREPADMLAQLDQLPLDIHIGVELSEDLVLAEPDASQLLVRELKRRHIGFGVDHVGRQLKSLSYLHQLAPDHIKLDQSLACYDREHLEQQEVVRALVRIAKGLGIQVIATKVESEDELALLSQMGLDGYQGFIHPPQSSEQ; encoded by the coding sequence ATGACCCTGTACAGGCAAATACTGCTGCTGCTCAATGCCAGCTTCCTGGCCATTCTGGTCGCGGTATACAGCATCGAACTGACCACCTCCAGGGAGGCCCTGGCGCGGGAGATGGAAAACGATGTCCAGAATGCCGCCACCGCCCTGGGCCTGTCGCTGTCGCCCTACCTGAAGCAGGACGACAAGGCCGGGGTCGATACCGTCCTGCAATCGGTCTTTGATGGTGGCTATTACAGGCGAATGACCCTGGTCTGGCACAAGGATGGCCAAAGGCTGGTCAAGGAAAACGCCCTCCAGGTCTTCGACGTGCCGGACTGGTTCCTGGCCCTGCCGCTGTTTCCTACAGTGAAACAGGAGCAGGTGCTGACCAGCGGTTGGCTGCAGCTGGCCACCCTGACCATAGAGGCCCATCCCGGTGTCGCCTACCAGGAGCTGTGGCGTACCGGCCTGCACCTGCTGTGGACCCTGGGGCTGCTGTACCTGGTGGTGCTGTTGCTGGTCTGGCGGGGGCTTCGCTACCTGATGAAGCCCCTGAAGCAGGTGGCCAGACAGGCCAGGCGCATCAGCCAGCGCCGCTTCGACGAAGCGCTGACCCTGCCCAGAACGGCGGAACTCAAGCAGGTGGTGGTGGCCATCAACGACATGAGCGCCCGCCTCAAGTCCATGTTCGAAAGCCAGGACCAGCAGATCCGGGCGCTGAGGTTGAGCACCCAGGTGGATGCCGTGTCCGGGCTGGCCAACGGTACCCAACTGCGTCTTCATCTCAAGGCCTGGCTGGCCGAAGGTGGTGTCGGCGGCCTTTGCATCGCCGATCTGCGCTGGCTGTCCAGCCTGTACCGCCAGGAGGGCTTCGCCGATCGGGACGCCGTGGTCAGGGAAATTGCCGAGCGTCTGCAGGGGCAGTGCCTTGCAGGCGGCCGCAACCTGGTGGCCAGGCTGGGGGAAACCGAATTCGCGGTACTGCGTGCCTCCCTGACTGGCAGCGAGCTTGCCGCCTGGTTCGAGCAGCTGCGCCAAGTGTTGGCATCTGTGACCCTGTCCCACCACCAGGACGCGGACAGCTGGGCCCTGGCGCTGGTCTGTGGTGGCGGCCAGGTGTCGGTGTCCGAGCTGCTGGCCGAAGCGGACAATGCCCTGCATGTCGCCTGGCAGCAGGAGCCCCATGTCCATGTCTTTGATGAGGCCAGGGACGGGCACCTCTGCCAGAGCACCTGGAAGGAGGCCCTCAGCCAGGCCATCAGCAGCCGCGACTTCCAGCTCCAGTTCCATCCGGCCTGCAGCCTGCAGGACCATCAGGAGCTGCACCGGGAATGGCTGGCGTCCCTGGCGTTGAATGGGCAGCAGTTTGCCGCCGGGGTCTTCCTGCCCTTTATCGAGCAGTTCGGCCTTGGCCGGGAGTTTGATCTGGTCATACTGCGCTCCCTGGCAGACCAGGGGCTGATGTCCGTCGAACGGGAGCATGTGCTCAACCTGTCCCTGGACTCACTGCGGGAACCGGCGGATATGCTGGCCCAGCTGGATCAGCTGCCTCTGGATATCCATATCGGCGTGGAGCTCAGTGAAGATCTGGTGCTGGCCGAGCCGGACGCCAGCCAGCTGTTGGTGCGGGAGCTGAAGCGACGCCATATCGGCTTTGGTGTCGACCATGTCGGGCGTCAACTCAAGTCCCTCAGCTACCTGCACCAGCTGGCCCCGGACCACATCAAGCTGGATCAGAGCCTGGCCTGTTATGACAGGGAGCACCTAGAGCAGCAGGAAGTGGTCCGGGCCCTGGTGCGCATCGCCAAGGGCCTGGGGATCCAGGTCATCGCCACCAAGGTGGAAAGCGAAGATGAACTGGCGTTGCTGAGCCAGATGGGGTTGGATGGCTACCAGGGCTTTATCCATCCACCTCAGTCATCGGAGCAGTGA